The Streptomyces pactum genome contains a region encoding:
- a CDS encoding (2Fe-2S)-binding protein codes for MNPLRLVRARPAPAFTVTVDGRTTEALPGRTVAAALWAAGITSWRATREAGRPRGVFCGTGVCFDCLVTVNDRPNQRACLVPVHPGDVIRTQEGTGHAD; via the coding sequence GTGAACCCGCTCCGCCTGGTCCGGGCACGGCCCGCGCCCGCCTTCACGGTCACCGTCGACGGGCGGACGACCGAGGCGCTGCCCGGCCGGACGGTCGCCGCCGCGCTGTGGGCGGCCGGAATCACCTCCTGGCGCGCCACCCGGGAGGCGGGCCGGCCGCGCGGGGTGTTCTGCGGCACCGGCGTGTGCTTCGACTGCCTCGTCACCGTCAACGACCGCCCCAACCAGCGTGCCTGCCTGGTCCCCGTGCACCCGGGCGACGTGATCCGCACCCAGGAGGGAACCGGCCATGCGGACTGA
- a CDS encoding NAD(P)/FAD-dependent oxidoreductase translates to MIESLTCDVVVVGAGMVGAACALYAARSGLDVIVVDRGPVAGGTTGAGEGNLLVSDKEPGPELELALLSARLWTALAAELGRAVEYEPKGGVVVAETPEALAGLEAHAAGQRTAGVEAVGVPADRLHDLEPHLAPGLAGAVHYPQDAQVMPALAAAHLLRASGARPHTGRTVTGILRGPGGAVRGVRTDRGDLHAPAVVNAAGPWGGALAALAGVRLPVLPRRGFVLVTEPLPPRVRHKVYAADYVADVASDSAALQTSPVVEGTAAGPVLIGASRERVGFDRSVSLPALRALAAGATRLFPFLAGVRAMRTYAGFRPYLPDHLPAVGADPRAPGLFHACGHEGAGIGLSTGTGHLIAQLLSGERPALDLTPFRPDRFPEEVR, encoded by the coding sequence GTGATCGAGTCGCTGACCTGCGATGTCGTAGTGGTCGGGGCCGGAATGGTGGGTGCGGCCTGTGCGCTGTACGCCGCCCGTTCGGGGCTCGACGTGATCGTGGTGGACCGTGGCCCGGTGGCCGGCGGCACCACCGGAGCGGGGGAGGGCAACCTCCTCGTCTCCGACAAGGAACCCGGACCCGAGCTGGAACTCGCCCTGCTGTCCGCCCGCTTGTGGACCGCGCTGGCCGCGGAGCTGGGCCGCGCCGTCGAGTACGAGCCCAAGGGCGGTGTCGTCGTCGCCGAGACCCCCGAGGCGCTGGCCGGCCTGGAGGCCCACGCCGCCGGCCAGCGCACGGCCGGGGTGGAGGCGGTGGGCGTCCCGGCGGACCGGCTCCACGACCTCGAGCCCCATCTCGCCCCCGGCCTGGCGGGCGCCGTGCACTACCCGCAGGACGCCCAGGTCATGCCCGCTCTGGCCGCCGCTCACCTGCTGCGGGCTTCGGGGGCCCGACCGCACACCGGCCGCACGGTGACCGGCATCCTGCGCGGCCCCGGCGGCGCCGTGCGCGGAGTACGCACGGACCGGGGCGACCTGCACGCCCCGGCGGTCGTCAACGCGGCCGGCCCGTGGGGCGGCGCCCTGGCCGCACTGGCCGGCGTACGCCTGCCGGTCCTGCCCAGGCGTGGCTTCGTCCTCGTCACCGAACCGCTGCCGCCCCGGGTCCGGCACAAGGTGTACGCCGCGGACTACGTGGCCGACGTCGCCAGTGACTCGGCCGCCCTGCAGACCTCCCCGGTGGTGGAGGGGACCGCGGCGGGGCCGGTCCTCATCGGCGCCAGCCGCGAACGGGTCGGCTTCGACCGGTCGGTCTCCCTCCCGGCGCTGCGGGCGCTGGCGGCCGGCGCCACCCGGCTGTTCCCCTTCCTCGCGGGAGTACGGGCCATGCGGACGTACGCCGGGTTCCGGCCGTATCTGCCCGACCACCTACCGGCCGTCGGCGCCGATCCCAGGGCGCCCGGTCTCTTCCACGCCTGTGGCCACGAAGGTGCCGGCATCGGCCTGTCCACCGGCACCGGACACCTGATCGCCCAACTGCTCAGCGGTGAGCGGCCCGCCCTCGACCTCACCCCGTTCCGCCCCGACCGCTTTCCCGAGGAGGTCCGGTGA
- a CDS encoding helix-turn-helix domain-containing protein translates to MTGGLEGPGAMPTAALSAVVARVTALADRLGVPAAEVFDVGRLSAASGVPESVAGALLSGRPAGEPDVQARFVQRLDLLRRTRLKPNGRKYTQQEIADGAGMSRQQAGALINGDRRPTMEHCDAIQRFFRVHAGFLTAEDPEALAGALQHTEQELLQQLAGRERKAAAAAGDPLERLLQDHGVRGIAWRAAQLPTDQHRDKVAEWLDMLLESVKRPES, encoded by the coding sequence GTGACGGGTGGTCTCGAGGGTCCGGGTGCCATGCCGACGGCCGCGCTGTCCGCCGTCGTCGCCCGCGTCACCGCGCTCGCGGACCGGCTCGGCGTGCCCGCCGCCGAGGTCTTCGACGTCGGCCGCCTGTCCGCCGCCTCCGGCGTCCCCGAGTCGGTGGCGGGCGCCCTGCTGAGCGGCCGGCCGGCGGGCGAGCCCGATGTGCAGGCCCGGTTCGTGCAGCGTCTGGACCTGTTGCGCCGCACCCGGCTGAAGCCGAACGGCCGCAAGTACACCCAGCAGGAGATCGCCGACGGCGCCGGCATGTCCCGGCAGCAGGCGGGCGCTCTCATCAACGGCGACCGGCGCCCCACCATGGAGCACTGCGACGCCATCCAGCGCTTCTTCCGGGTGCACGCCGGTTTCCTCACCGCCGAGGACCCCGAGGCGCTCGCGGGCGCCCTCCAGCACACCGAGCAGGAACTGCTGCAGCAGCTCGCCGGCCGGGAACGGAAGGCTGCGGCCGCCGCCGGCGACCCCCTGGAGCGGCTGCTGCAGGACCACGGCGTGCGCGGCATCGCCTGGCGGGCCGCTCAACTGCCCACCGACCAGCACCGCGACAAGGTCGCCGAATGGCTGGACATGCTCCTGGAGAGCGTCAAGCGGCCCGAGTCGTGA
- a CDS encoding 4'-phosphopantetheinyl transferase family protein, producing the protein MIEDLLPDTVVTVEAHGHDDAGHLPLYPEEEALVARAVAKRRREFAVVRSCARRAMEKLGVPAQAVLTGERGAPRWPAGLIGSMTHCDGYCAAALARATDLASLGIDAEPDGPLPDGVLPSVSLPAERDRLLRLAEERPGIHWDRLLFSAKESVYKAWFPLTERWLDFMEADIEISVNPVDPRRGTLRAALLVPGPTVGGRRLTHFDGRWTAGQGLVATAVTVPHG; encoded by the coding sequence GTGATCGAGGACCTGCTGCCCGACACCGTCGTCACCGTGGAGGCCCACGGCCACGACGACGCGGGACACCTCCCCCTCTACCCGGAGGAGGAGGCGCTCGTGGCCCGGGCGGTCGCCAAGCGCCGCCGGGAGTTCGCCGTCGTCCGGTCCTGCGCCCGCCGGGCCATGGAGAAACTCGGTGTGCCCGCGCAGGCCGTGCTGACCGGCGAACGCGGTGCGCCGCGCTGGCCGGCCGGACTGATCGGCAGCATGACCCACTGCGACGGCTACTGCGCCGCCGCGCTGGCCCGCGCCACCGACCTGGCCTCCCTCGGCATCGACGCCGAACCCGACGGGCCGCTCCCGGACGGCGTCCTGCCCAGTGTGTCCCTGCCCGCGGAGCGGGATCGGCTGCTCCGGCTGGCCGAGGAGCGCCCCGGCATCCACTGGGACCGGCTGCTGTTCAGCGCCAAGGAGTCCGTCTACAAGGCGTGGTTCCCCCTCACCGAGCGGTGGCTGGACTTCATGGAGGCCGACATCGAGATCTCCGTGAACCCCGTCGACCCCCGCCGCGGCACCCTGCGGGCCGCCCTCCTGGTGCCGGGACCCACCGTGGGCGGCCGGCGCCTGACCCACTTCGACGGCCGGTGGACCGCCGGGCAGGGGCTGGTCGCCACGGCGGTCACGGTCCCGCACGGCTGA
- a CDS encoding metallophosphoesterase family protein — MRSTVGGPGKLWAISDLHIGYEENRALVEKMRPDSDDDWLLVAGDVAETVADVRWALGTLADRFRRVVWAPGNHELWTHPKDSVTLRGVARYEHLVDMCRELGVTTPEDPYPVWEGAGGPAVVAPLFLLYDYSFLPAGCATKDEGLAYAHGTGIVCNDEFLLHPDPYPSRDAWCRARVAETERRLAEVPAGLPTILVNHYPLDRHPTDVLWYPEFAMWCGTRLTADWHRRFRVDTMVYGHLHIPRTTWHEGVRFEEVSVGYPREWRKRTGPPGALRPILPTSARKEVAR, encoded by the coding sequence ATGAGGTCGACGGTCGGGGGCCCGGGGAAGCTGTGGGCCATCAGCGACTTGCACATCGGCTACGAGGAGAACCGTGCTCTGGTCGAGAAGATGCGCCCCGACTCGGACGACGACTGGCTCCTGGTGGCCGGCGACGTGGCGGAGACCGTCGCGGACGTCCGGTGGGCCCTCGGCACCCTCGCGGACCGCTTCCGCCGGGTCGTCTGGGCCCCCGGGAACCACGAGTTGTGGACGCATCCCAAGGACTCCGTCACCCTCCGTGGCGTCGCCCGCTACGAGCACCTCGTCGACATGTGCCGCGAGCTGGGCGTGACGACGCCCGAGGATCCGTACCCGGTGTGGGAGGGAGCCGGGGGCCCGGCGGTGGTCGCGCCGCTGTTCCTGCTCTACGACTACTCGTTCCTGCCCGCCGGATGCGCGACCAAGGACGAGGGGCTGGCGTACGCCCACGGCACCGGCATCGTGTGCAACGACGAGTTCCTGCTGCACCCCGACCCGTACCCGAGCCGCGACGCCTGGTGCCGGGCGCGGGTCGCCGAGACCGAGCGCAGGCTCGCCGAGGTCCCCGCCGGGCTGCCGACCATCCTCGTCAACCACTACCCGCTGGACCGGCACCCCACCGACGTCCTGTGGTACCCCGAGTTCGCCATGTGGTGCGGCACCCGGCTGACCGCCGACTGGCACCGCAGGTTCCGGGTCGACACCATGGTCTACGGTCATCTGCACATCCCGCGGACCACCTGGCACGAGGGCGTCCGCTTCGAGGAGGTGTCGGTCGGCTACCCGCGCGAATGGCGCAAGCGGACCGGGCCGCCCGGGGCGCTGCGCCCCATCCTGCCGACGTCGGCGCGCAAGGAGGTGGCCCGGTGA
- a CDS encoding ATP-grasp domain-containing protein encodes MVSPVRVWLNRTYAENVFFMDQLRRNPADRAVEIHATHGDPDSPVLAAADTADLEPEGLSPAGYVEYALDQCARRGIDVFVPRLYQSAIVAHRAEFEAAGTALLAPPPEAVAVFQDKVTAYEALRAIGVPVPPWWRVRTADELVSAVEELEAHGHRACFKPASGAGGVGFRMVTRAPFSLAHLNGFPGPSVPLPLVVEALRAAEEPVDWLVMPRLEQPEVSVDCLTGPDDRVRLAVGRTKNGRRRGFTLHEQWLAPARRIAEAFGLHHLSNVQFRMYGDRPVLMDVNTRPAGGLHQLALCGINVPWAAVRLALGDDPGELTPPFLGQDYSVVSGPRPLRPVSLPHQRTDLPTVPAPAPAPAPAPAPAPAPAPAPVKYPAVAAPAAGPLAAPAPDPAAGAPA; translated from the coding sequence ATGGTTTCTCCCGTACGCGTCTGGCTCAACCGCACGTACGCGGAGAACGTCTTCTTCATGGATCAGCTCCGGAGAAATCCCGCCGACCGTGCCGTCGAGATCCACGCCACGCACGGCGACCCGGACTCCCCCGTGCTGGCCGCCGCGGACACCGCCGACCTGGAGCCGGAGGGCCTGTCCCCGGCCGGTTACGTCGAGTACGCCCTGGACCAGTGCGCGCGGCGCGGCATCGACGTGTTCGTGCCCCGGCTGTACCAGTCCGCGATCGTGGCCCACCGTGCCGAGTTCGAGGCGGCCGGTACGGCGCTGCTGGCGCCGCCGCCGGAGGCGGTGGCCGTCTTCCAGGACAAGGTGACCGCCTACGAGGCGCTCCGCGCGATCGGTGTGCCGGTGCCCCCGTGGTGGCGGGTCCGCACCGCCGACGAACTCGTCTCGGCCGTCGAGGAGCTGGAGGCGCACGGACACCGGGCGTGCTTCAAGCCGGCGTCCGGCGCGGGGGGCGTGGGCTTCCGGATGGTCACCCGTGCCCCCTTCTCCCTCGCGCACCTGAACGGCTTCCCGGGTCCGTCCGTGCCGCTGCCCCTGGTCGTCGAGGCGCTGCGGGCGGCCGAGGAGCCGGTCGACTGGCTGGTGATGCCGCGGCTGGAGCAGCCGGAGGTCTCGGTGGACTGCCTCACCGGTCCCGACGACCGGGTACGGCTGGCCGTGGGCCGCACCAAGAACGGCCGCCGCCGGGGGTTCACACTGCACGAGCAGTGGCTGGCCCCGGCCCGGCGGATCGCCGAGGCGTTCGGGCTGCACCACCTGTCCAACGTGCAGTTCCGGATGTACGGCGACCGGCCCGTGCTGATGGACGTCAACACCCGGCCGGCCGGTGGGCTGCACCAGTTGGCGCTGTGCGGGATCAACGTGCCGTGGGCGGCGGTCCGGCTGGCACTCGGTGACGACCCGGGCGAGCTGACGCCGCCGTTCCTGGGCCAGGACTACTCGGTGGTGTCCGGGCCGCGCCCCCTGCGGCCCGTCTCCCTGCCGCATCAGCGCACGGACCTCCCCACGGTCCCGGCTCCGGCTCCGGCTCCGGCTCCGGCTCCGGCTCCGGCTCCGGCTCCGGCTCCGGCTCCGGTGAAGTATCCGGCGGTCGCGGCGCCGGCCGCCGGTCCGCTGGCCGCCCCCGCACCGGACCCGGCCGCCGGGGCTCCGGCGTAG
- a CDS encoding 6-phospho-beta-glucosidase, with the protein MRLTILGGGGFRVPLVYGALLADRAEGRVTHVVLHDLDAARLSAVSRVLAEQAAGTPDAPEVTATTDLDEALRGADFVFCAIRVGGLEGRADDERVALAEGVLGQETVGAGGIAYGLRTVPVAVDIARRVARLAPDAWVINFTNPAGLVTEAMSGHLGDRVIGICDSPVGLGRRIARVLGADPDRAWIDYVGLNHLGWVRGLRVEGRDELPRLLADPALLGSFEEGRLFGPEWLRSLGAIPNEYLHYYYFNRETVRAYQEADRTRGAFLRDQQARFYDEMRRPDAPALAAWDRTRAEREATYMAENREAAGAGEREADDLSGGYEKVALALMRAVARDERTTLILNIRNRGTLSVLDADAVIEAPCLVDANGAHPVAVDPLPGHATGLVCAVKAVDREILAAAGSGSRAAAVRAFALHPLVDSVNVARRLVDGYTAAHPGLAYLR; encoded by the coding sequence GTGAGACTGACGATTCTGGGCGGCGGCGGATTCCGGGTGCCGCTCGTGTACGGGGCGCTCCTCGCGGACCGCGCCGAGGGCCGCGTGACACACGTCGTGCTGCACGACCTGGACGCGGCCCGGCTGTCGGCGGTGAGCCGGGTACTGGCCGAACAGGCCGCGGGGACGCCGGACGCGCCCGAGGTCACGGCCACCACCGACCTGGACGAGGCGCTGCGGGGCGCCGACTTCGTGTTCTGCGCGATCCGCGTCGGCGGCCTGGAAGGGCGGGCCGACGACGAACGCGTGGCGCTGGCCGAGGGCGTCCTCGGCCAGGAGACGGTCGGCGCGGGCGGCATCGCCTACGGGCTGCGGACCGTCCCGGTCGCCGTCGACATCGCGCGCCGCGTGGCCCGGCTGGCGCCGGACGCCTGGGTCATCAACTTCACCAACCCGGCCGGTCTGGTCACCGAGGCGATGTCCGGGCACCTCGGCGACCGCGTCATCGGCATCTGCGACTCGCCGGTCGGCCTCGGCCGCCGCATCGCCCGCGTGCTGGGCGCCGACCCGGACCGGGCCTGGATCGACTACGTCGGCCTCAACCACCTCGGCTGGGTCCGCGGCCTGCGCGTGGAGGGTCGCGACGAACTCCCGCGGCTGCTCGCCGACCCGGCTCTGCTCGGCTCCTTCGAGGAGGGCCGGCTCTTCGGTCCCGAGTGGCTGCGCTCCCTGGGCGCGATCCCCAACGAGTACCTGCACTACTACTACTTCAACCGGGAGACCGTCCGCGCCTACCAGGAGGCCGACCGCACCCGGGGCGCGTTCCTGCGCGACCAGCAGGCCCGCTTCTACGACGAGATGCGCCGCCCCGACGCCCCGGCCCTGGCGGCCTGGGACCGCACCCGCGCCGAGCGCGAGGCCACCTACATGGCCGAGAACCGCGAAGCGGCGGGCGCGGGCGAGCGCGAGGCCGACGACCTGTCCGGCGGCTACGAGAAGGTGGCGCTGGCCCTGATGCGGGCCGTCGCCCGGGACGAGCGCACCACGCTCATCCTCAACATCCGCAATCGGGGCACGCTGTCGGTCCTCGACGCCGACGCCGTGATCGAGGCCCCGTGCCTGGTCGACGCGAACGGCGCCCATCCGGTGGCCGTGGACCCGCTGCCGGGCCACGCCACCGGCCTGGTCTGCGCGGTCAAGGCGGTCGACCGCGAGATCCTCGCGGCGGCCGGCTCCGGCTCCCGGGCGGCAGCGGTGCGCGCCTTCGCCCTGCACCCGCTCGTCGACTCGGTCAACGTCGCCCGCCGCCTCGTCGACGGCTACACGGCCGCCCACCCGGGCCTGGCGTACCTGAGGTAG
- a CDS encoding IclR family transcriptional regulator: protein MTTLPHSRLHSPRGTPTATDRLLSVLAAFDHEHPALCLTDISRRAGLSLTTAHRLVAALTEWGALERDESGDYHIGLRLWEIAALAPRGLALRQVALPYLEDLYEATHENVQLAVRDGGEVVYTEWLAARSSVGVHIRVGARWPLHATGVGLALLAYGEPEFQEAYRTGPLTAFTPYTITDAARLRRVLAEVRRTGAAVSDRQVTDDALSVAAPVHGPDGTVPAAVSVVVPHAGAQVPALVPAVRLAARGISRALGWRPEETARSGAGRPSGRGGTDPRRRTPDIPRTGEDGAPGPS, encoded by the coding sequence ATGACCACCCTCCCCCACTCCCGACTCCACTCGCCCCGGGGCACCCCCACCGCGACCGACCGCCTGCTGTCGGTGCTCGCCGCGTTCGATCACGAGCACCCGGCGCTGTGCCTGACGGACATCAGCCGGCGGGCCGGGCTGAGCCTGACCACCGCGCACCGGCTGGTGGCCGCCCTGACCGAGTGGGGCGCGCTGGAGCGGGACGAGTCGGGCGATTACCACATCGGACTGCGGCTGTGGGAGATCGCCGCGCTCGCCCCGCGTGGTCTGGCGCTGCGGCAGGTCGCACTGCCGTACCTGGAGGACCTGTACGAGGCGACGCACGAGAACGTGCAGTTGGCGGTGCGGGACGGCGGCGAGGTCGTCTACACCGAGTGGCTGGCGGCGCGGTCCTCGGTCGGCGTGCACATCCGCGTCGGCGCCCGCTGGCCACTGCACGCCACGGGGGTCGGCCTGGCCCTGCTCGCGTACGGCGAGCCGGAGTTCCAGGAGGCGTACCGCACGGGCCCGCTCACCGCGTTCACCCCGTACACCATCACCGACGCCGCGCGGCTGCGCCGGGTGCTGGCCGAGGTGCGGCGCACCGGCGCGGCGGTGAGCGACCGTCAGGTGACCGACGACGCCCTGTCGGTGGCCGCTCCGGTGCACGGCCCGGACGGCACGGTGCCCGCTGCCGTCTCCGTCGTCGTACCGCACGCCGGCGCACAGGTACCGGCGCTGGTCCCCGCGGTGCGGCTGGCCGCGCGCGGCATCTCCCGGGCCCTGGGGTGGCGACCGGAGGAGACGGCGCGGTCCGGCGCCGGGCGTCCGTCCGGCCGGGGAGGGACGGATCCCCGTCGGCGGACACCGGATATCCCCCGCACCGGTGAGGACGGGGCCCCGGGGCCGTCGTGA
- a CDS encoding sensor histidine kinase has protein sequence MSARSPLTSAVARLRTTNPYAVDTAVAALVLFAVSLQWLFPDEGDDPLTGQGWLLGAATAVPLVWRRAAPFATACAVSVATPTQAMHHAPPPDLMYGGFVVLYTLAALARPWQRRMMLAGWLIGVAVTIRHREDAEPFEYAFQLLSIVCAYALGTLARTQRAYTAELEDRARRLERERAADTARAMAQERSRIARDMHDILAHAVSLMVVQAEAGPVVVRSDPARAEAAFDAIATAGRDAMTQLRRILGVLKEEQSAAGPQRLPQPGLAALSGLVRQVGESTGLRVELRVSGEPRPLPPDTEVAAYRIAQEALTNTVKHAYASSATVGLDWAEDEVTLTVTDDGRGPSAPDGGGHGLIGVRERAAACGGGAVVGGGPDGGFRVVVRLPVAAGRRAALG, from the coding sequence ATGTCCGCCCGGTCCCCGCTCACCTCCGCCGTCGCACGGCTGCGTACGACGAACCCGTACGCCGTCGACACGGCCGTCGCCGCGCTGGTGCTGTTCGCCGTCTCCCTGCAGTGGCTGTTCCCGGACGAGGGCGACGACCCGCTGACCGGGCAGGGCTGGCTGCTCGGGGCCGCCACGGCGGTGCCGCTGGTGTGGCGGCGCGCGGCGCCCTTCGCGACCGCCTGTGCCGTGTCCGTGGCCACCCCCACGCAGGCGATGCACCACGCGCCCCCGCCCGACCTGATGTACGGCGGATTCGTCGTCCTGTACACACTGGCCGCCCTGGCCCGGCCCTGGCAGCGGCGCATGATGCTGGCGGGCTGGCTGATCGGGGTCGCCGTCACCATCCGGCACCGGGAGGATGCCGAGCCCTTCGAGTACGCCTTCCAGCTCCTGAGCATCGTGTGCGCGTACGCCCTGGGCACGCTCGCCCGCACCCAGCGTGCCTACACCGCCGAACTGGAGGACCGGGCCCGGCGGCTGGAGCGCGAGCGGGCCGCCGACACCGCGCGGGCCATGGCGCAGGAACGCTCCCGTATCGCCCGCGACATGCACGACATCCTGGCGCACGCGGTCAGCCTGATGGTGGTGCAGGCCGAGGCGGGGCCGGTCGTGGTGCGCAGTGATCCGGCGCGCGCGGAGGCCGCGTTCGACGCGATCGCGACCGCCGGCCGGGACGCGATGACCCAACTGCGGCGCATCCTCGGCGTCCTCAAGGAGGAGCAGTCGGCAGCCGGGCCGCAACGCCTGCCGCAGCCGGGCCTGGCCGCGCTGTCCGGTCTGGTCCGGCAGGTCGGCGAATCGACCGGGCTGCGCGTGGAGTTGCGGGTGAGCGGCGAGCCGCGCCCGCTGCCGCCGGACACCGAGGTCGCCGCCTACCGCATCGCGCAGGAGGCACTCACCAACACGGTCAAGCACGCGTACGCTTCCTCCGCGACGGTCGGACTCGACTGGGCGGAGGACGAGGTGACCCTGACGGTGACGGACGACGGGCGGGGCCCGTCGGCGCCGGACGGCGGCGGACACGGGCTGATAGGCGTCCGCGAGCGGGCCGCGGCCTGCGGGGGCGGGGCCGTCGTCGGCGGCGGGCCGGACGGCGGCTTCCGCGTCGTCGTCCGCCTGCCCGTCGCGGCCGGACGGCGGGCGGCGCTCGGGTGA
- a CDS encoding response regulator, whose translation MSIRVVVADDQELVRSGFSMILEAQADIEVVAEAGDGAEAVAAVERLAPDVLLLDIRMPVMDGLDAARRVCARSACKVVMLTTFDLDEYVYEALYAGASGFLLKDVRRDDLVHAVRVVAAGDSLLAPAVTRRLVADIVRRRRAEATAEVTPRRIEVLTAREVETLRLLARGLSNSEIATTLFVSEHTVKTHVSNVLGKLGLRDRVQAVICAYETGLVTPGSP comes from the coding sequence GTGAGCATCCGGGTGGTCGTCGCCGACGACCAGGAGTTGGTCCGCAGCGGGTTCAGCATGATTCTGGAGGCCCAGGCCGACATCGAGGTCGTCGCGGAGGCGGGCGACGGTGCCGAGGCGGTGGCCGCGGTCGAGCGGCTCGCGCCCGACGTTCTCCTGCTGGACATCCGCATGCCGGTGATGGACGGCCTCGACGCGGCCCGGCGGGTGTGCGCGCGGTCCGCCTGCAAGGTCGTCATGCTGACCACCTTCGACCTGGACGAGTACGTGTACGAGGCGTTGTACGCGGGCGCCAGCGGCTTCCTGCTCAAGGACGTGCGCCGGGACGACCTGGTGCACGCGGTCCGGGTGGTCGCGGCCGGCGACTCCCTGCTGGCACCGGCGGTGACGCGCCGGCTGGTCGCGGACATCGTGCGGCGCCGGCGGGCGGAGGCCACCGCCGAGGTCACCCCGCGGCGCATCGAGGTGCTGACCGCCCGCGAGGTGGAGACGCTGCGGCTGCTGGCGCGCGGGCTGTCCAACTCCGAGATCGCCACGACCCTGTTCGTGAGCGAACACACCGTCAAGACCCATGTCAGCAACGTGCTGGGCAAGCTCGGTCTCAGGGACCGGGTGCAGGCCGTGATCTGCGCGTACGAGACCGGCCTGGTGACCCCGGGCTCCCCCTGA